The Chthoniobacterales bacterium DNA window CACGCCCAAGCAGGAGAACCTCCGCGAGATCTTCGAGGAGAACTTCACCGTCGCGGACAAGATCGACCACGTGTTGCGCATCATCTCGGCGGGCGTGCCCATCAAGTTCGAGGAGATGTTCCCCGACCACGCGTCCCGCACCGAGATCGTCGTCACCTTCCTCGCCATGCTCGAGCTCATTCGCATGAAGCAGCTCCGCGTGCGCCAGGACGTGCATTTCGCCGAGATCTGGATCGAGCGCAGCGAAGGCGTCACCCCGCTGTTCACGTCGACCATGGTGGAATCGTGAGCGACGAAACTCCCAACGCCCCCATCGAGCCGGCGCCGGTCGAGGTCCATGAGGGCCCCGCGCTCAAGCATATCGTCGAGGCGCTTGTCTTCGCCTCGCAGAAGCCCATTTCCGCCAAGGAAATCGCCGCCGCCCTACGGGGCGCCGCCGAGGCCGCGAAGGAAAATCCGCTGATTGGCGCCTTCGCGAAGACGAAGGAAAACGAGATCATCGAGGCGATCGACGCCCTCTCGGCGGATTACGCCGCCGCCGGCCATGCCTTCGAGATTCGCGAAACCGTCGCCGGGTGGCAGCTCGTCACCGCGCCGGCCTTTGCGCCGTGGCTACGCCAGCTCTTTCCCGAGAGCAAGCCGGCCCGCCTCAGTGCGCCCGCGCTCGAGACGCTGGCCATCATCGCCTACCGCCAGCCCGCCACGCGCGCCGATCTCGAGGCCGTGCGCGGCGTTGCCGTCGACGGAGTGATGCAGACCCTGCTCGACCGCCAGCTCATCCGCATCGCCGGCCGCGCCGACGTGCCCGGCCGCCCGTTGCTCTACGAGACGACCAGCCATTTCATGGAGCATTTCGGCCTGCGCGATCTCGAGGAACTTCCCAACGCCTCCGAACTGCGCCGCGCCGCCGCCGCCATCGCGGAGGCAAACGCTCCAAAACCCGAGGAAACTCCCGCCCCGGCCGATGAGACCGCTCCGGCCGGAGAACCGACCGCCGAAGCCCCCACGCCGGCAACTCCCGAAACCGAGCCGGCTTCCGAGCCGCTCCCGCCCACCAATGAGTGAACTGACCGATATCCGCGAAAAGATCGACACGATCGATTCGCAACTTCTCAAGCTTCTCAACGAACGCGCCACGCTGGCCCTCGAAGTCGGCCGGATCAAGAGCCGCGACGGCCTGCCGATCTACGCTCCCGACCGCGAAGCCTCCCTCCTTCGCAGCCTCTGCGAGCGCAGCGAAGGCCCGCTTTCCGGAGGCGCCATCCGCGCGATCTACCGCGAGATCATGTCCGCCGCACTCGCGCTCGAAAAGGACGTCACGATCTCCTGCTTCGGCCCGGAAGGCGGCGCCTGCCACCAGGCCGCGAAGGCCCGTTTCGGCTCCAGCGTGAGCTATTCCTTCTACAACGAAGTCAGCGATCTCTTCGCCGCCGTCGGCCGCGGCGAAGGCGACTGTGGCGTCGTGCCGATCGAGGAAGCCGGCCACGGCGCCCCGCACCAGACGCTCGACGCACTCGCCGGCACGGACCTGCAAATCTGCGCCGAGATCAACTCCACCCCCGACGGCACGCCTGGCGACAACGAGAACACCTCCCGTTATTTCGTGATGGCCCGCACCTCGACGGCGATCACCGGCGCCGACCGCACCACGCTCATGCTCCGCGTGGAAAACAAGCCCGGCGCGCTCCTCGAGGCGCTCGAGCCCTTCCGCGACGCCGAGCTCAACCTCA harbors:
- the pheA gene encoding chorismate mutase: MSELTDIREKIDTIDSQLLKLLNERATLALEVGRIKSRDGLPIYAPDREASLLRSLCERSEGPLSGGAIRAIYREIMSAALALEKDVTISCFGPEGGACHQAAKARFGSSVSYSFYNEVSDLFAAVGRGEGDCGVVPIEEAGHGAPHQTLDALAGTDLQICAEINSTPDGTPGDNENTSRYFVMARTSTAITGADRTTLMLRVENKPGALLEALEPFRDAELNLSHLASRPAAKGSEDVFFFVEVDGHSRHENFGDVLRELSRRCRAVKILGSFPKAAA
- the scpB gene encoding SMC-Scp complex subunit ScpB, whose translation is MSDETPNAPIEPAPVEVHEGPALKHIVEALVFASQKPISAKEIAAALRGAAEAAKENPLIGAFAKTKENEIIEAIDALSADYAAAGHAFEIRETVAGWQLVTAPAFAPWLRQLFPESKPARLSAPALETLAIIAYRQPATRADLEAVRGVAVDGVMQTLLDRQLIRIAGRADVPGRPLLYETTSHFMEHFGLRDLEELPNASELRRAAAAIAEANAPKPEETPAPADETAPAGEPTAEAPTPATPETEPASEPLPPTNE